In one Coriobacteriia bacterium genomic region, the following are encoded:
- a CDS encoding DUF190 domain-containing protein, with amino-acid sequence MMIHSLHGNVKKVSAYVGLNEMYDNRPLYQALVDQARTQGCAGATVFEGILGFGPSSRDVDKHALRMSTDKPLVVTVIDETQRVVALSEVWSSMVKSGLIIIEDCAVVHYTTP; translated from the coding sequence ATGATGATTCACTCTTTGCACGGAAATGTAAAAAAAGTGTCGGCTTATGTCGGCCTCAATGAAATGTATGACAATCGTCCGTTATATCAGGCGCTTGTCGATCAAGCCCGTACCCAGGGTTGTGCCGGCGCAACGGTTTTCGAAGGAATTCTCGGCTTCGGACCTTCGAGTAGGGATGTCGACAAGCATGCATTGCGCATGTCGACGGATAAGCCGTTGGTCGTCACGGTAATCGATGAAACGCAACGTGTCGTGGCGCTATCCGAGGTTTGGTCGAGCATGGTTAAAAGCGGGCTGATAATCATTGAAGATTGCGCGGTTGTTCATTACACGACGCCTTAA
- a CDS encoding MFS transporter, which yields MTSDILDIPDVPDLPDAPAAGTRLGRTLGQTFLSLRNRNFKLFFIGQSISNVGNWLTNVALLLLAYRLTHSGFAVGLMAACQTGPILFLSAWAGAIADRSDKRRMLMWTQSLEMCESVGLAVLAFMPHPPVAGLYILAAFGGVLLAFDNPLRRSFVSEMVPPEDIPNAVVLYSLIVNTARMIGPALAALLVVTLGYGWGFTIDAATYLAVLLCIFMMRPAELHRQPPKPRTKGEIREGLRYVASTPVLWVNFAMLVAIGMFSYNFSVTLQLFVSLGLHDDPTFYSFLLAVYAFGAVVSALVVANKALVKMRHIIIGAGALGVTMLLLASAPGFGFALPAAFLVGVASVLYMTATTANIQVEGKKEMHGRIIALQTVVMGGSGLIGGPLSGWLADVTGGRVPIILGGVVCLAAAVFGYYANRRYVHRTPVAGDTPAS from the coding sequence ATGACCTCGGACATCCTCGACATTCCCGATGTCCCCGACCTGCCGGACGCCCCCGCCGCCGGCACGCGTCTCGGCCGCACGCTTGGTCAGACGTTCCTGTCGCTTCGGAACCGCAACTTCAAGCTATTCTTCATCGGCCAGTCGATTTCGAACGTCGGCAACTGGCTGACCAATGTCGCCCTTCTTCTGCTGGCCTACCGCCTCACCCACAGCGGGTTCGCGGTCGGTCTGATGGCGGCCTGTCAGACCGGTCCGATCCTCTTTCTGTCGGCATGGGCGGGAGCGATCGCCGACCGGTCGGATAAACGGCGCATGCTGATGTGGACCCAGAGCCTCGAGATGTGCGAGTCGGTCGGCCTCGCGGTCCTGGCCTTCATGCCGCATCCGCCCGTCGCGGGACTCTATATCCTGGCCGCTTTCGGAGGAGTCCTCCTCGCGTTCGACAACCCACTGAGACGTTCGTTCGTTTCCGAGATGGTTCCGCCCGAAGACATTCCGAATGCGGTCGTACTCTACAGCCTCATCGTGAATACGGCGCGGATGATTGGACCGGCATTGGCCGCCCTGCTCGTCGTGACTCTGGGCTACGGATGGGGTTTCACGATCGACGCGGCAACGTACCTGGCCGTCCTGCTCTGCATCTTCATGATGCGACCGGCAGAGCTCCACCGCCAGCCGCCCAAACCCCGGACAAAAGGCGAGATCCGCGAGGGCCTGCGCTACGTGGCATCGACACCGGTGCTGTGGGTCAATTTCGCGATGCTTGTCGCCATCGGCATGTTCTCGTACAACTTCAGTGTGACGCTACAACTCTTCGTCAGCCTCGGCCTGCACGATGACCCGACCTTTTACAGCTTCCTTCTCGCAGTCTATGCCTTCGGGGCGGTGGTGAGCGCTCTCGTCGTCGCCAACAAGGCCTTGGTGAAGATGCGGCACATCATCATCGGCGCGGGCGCGCTCGGCGTGACGATGCTCCTGTTGGCCAGCGCTCCCGGGTTCGGATTCGCGCTTCCCGCGGCGTTTCTTGTCGGCGTGGCAAGCGTCCTTTACATGACCGCAACGACAGCGAACATCCAAGTCGAAGGCAAGAAGGAGATGCACGGGAGGATTATCGCACTGCAGACGGTCGTCATGGGCGGCAGCGGGCTGATCGGCGGCCCGCTTTCAGGCTGGCTCGCCGACGTCACCGGAGGGCGCGTGCCGATCATCCTCGGCGGAGTGGTGTGCCTGGCAGCGGCCGTCTTCGGCTACTACGCGAATCGACGCTATGTGCATCGGACGCCGGTCGCGGGTGACACGCCCGCTTCCTGA
- a CDS encoding aminotransferase class I/II-fold pyridoxal phosphate-dependent enzyme, giving the protein MAQKHEYNDGIDSTLSDFTDRYSAMRDSNRYFYLQPTVGKTNHRVAMKDGSEMVMLASYSYLGLIGHPAIEAAAKAAIDEYGTGAGGVRLLTGTTDLHERMEERIARFSHREDAAVFASGYVTNMAIITSLCGPHDLVVMDKLDHASIVDGCLLCGAKWRTYRHNDFEHLAGILEKAQGNYETVLVISDSVFSMDGDIMDLPAIREVCTRYNARLMVDEAHSIGTLGETGHGIEEHFDMIDSIDIKMGTLSKTIPSAGGYVAGDFKLINYMRHFSRPFIFSAATTPAQCATAITAFDTLESEPWRVERLHAIQGVYAQGLIDQGWDTFHTGTCVVPVMIGDESKTMDLTRMLFDRGVFVCPIVHPAVPKGTERLRTCLMATHTDEDLQQVFDAFEESGKALGLI; this is encoded by the coding sequence ATGGCACAAAAGCACGAGTATAACGATGGAATTGATTCGACGCTTTCCGATTTTACCGATCGCTATTCGGCCATGCGTGATTCCAATCGTTATTTTTACCTGCAGCCCACCGTCGGAAAAACGAATCATCGCGTTGCCATGAAAGATGGTTCGGAGATGGTGATGCTGGCTTCTTATTCGTATCTCGGTCTCATAGGGCATCCCGCTATCGAAGCGGCAGCCAAAGCGGCTATAGATGAATACGGTACCGGTGCCGGTGGTGTGCGTCTTTTGACGGGCACCACCGATTTGCACGAACGTATGGAAGAGCGGATCGCCCGCTTTTCCCATCGTGAGGATGCGGCGGTCTTTGCCAGCGGCTATGTCACCAACATGGCGATCATCACGTCGTTGTGCGGTCCTCACGATCTCGTCGTCATGGATAAACTCGACCACGCGTCAATCGTCGACGGATGCCTTTTGTGCGGTGCGAAATGGCGCACGTATCGCCATAACGACTTCGAGCACTTGGCAGGAATACTTGAAAAAGCTCAGGGGAATTATGAGACGGTCCTCGTCATCTCCGATTCGGTGTTTTCGATGGATGGTGACATCATGGATTTGCCGGCCATTCGCGAGGTTTGCACACGATACAATGCCCGTCTGATGGTCGATGAGGCCCATTCGATCGGAACGCTCGGCGAAACGGGCCACGGAATCGAAGAGCACTTCGATATGATTGACTCGATCGACATTAAAATGGGCACCCTCTCAAAGACGATTCCGAGTGCCGGGGGATATGTCGCCGGCGATTTCAAATTGATTAATTACATGAGGCATTTTTCTCGGCCGTTCATATTTTCCGCCGCAACGACGCCGGCTCAATGCGCAACCGCCATCACCGCGTTCGATACACTCGAAAGTGAGCCTTGGCGTGTCGAGCGGCTTCATGCCATCCAGGGCGTGTACGCGCAAGGATTGATCGATCAGGGATGGGATACGTTTCATACCGGAACATGCGTCGTGCCCGTGATGATCGGGGATGAAAGCAAGACGATGGATTTGACGAGAATGCTTTTCGATAGAGGAGTATTCGTGTGCCCCATCGTTCATCCCGCCGTTCCGAAAGGTACGGAGCGTCTTCGTACCTGTTTGATGGCGACACATACCGATGAGGACCTTCAGCAGGTGTTTGATGCCTTCGAAGAGTCGGGAAAGGCTTTGGGCCTCATCTAG
- the coaBC gene encoding bifunctional phosphopantothenoylcysteine decarboxylase/phosphopantothenate--cysteine ligase CoaBC has protein sequence MNRQLHTNVLVGVTGSIAAYKACEIVRNLQKAGLHVKVVMTRHALEFVGAATFRALTGEPVAIDLFDEASEPIHHISLAKEIDVYLIAPATANVIAKIARGVADDLLTTTALATNAPIVIAPAMNTEMWFDQATQDNIAELKRKGFVFVEPANGELACGDEGAGKLEDSSVISSAVLEELRGSSSLSGKKVVVTAGPTREAIDPVRYLTNRSSGRMGYEIAREAVKRGADVVLISGPTSVIPPRGATVIAVDTALKMHEVTLSQAKDADIVVGAAAVSDYRCARVSSEKIKRNGESIELELIPNPDIIADVCAGRTDGRPFVVAFAAETENFIENGFKKLKSKGVDMVALNDVGRRDIGFDGDENEITVLTEQGSVELQKTSKREIAKQLWTLIESSL, from the coding sequence ATGAATCGACAGCTACATACCAATGTTCTAGTGGGAGTGACGGGCAGTATAGCCGCTTATAAGGCGTGCGAAATCGTTCGCAATTTGCAGAAAGCGGGACTACACGTCAAGGTCGTCATGACGCGTCACGCGCTCGAATTCGTAGGAGCTGCGACCTTTCGGGCTTTGACCGGCGAGCCGGTTGCAATCGACTTGTTCGATGAGGCGAGCGAACCGATACATCATATTTCTTTAGCCAAAGAAATCGATGTATATCTCATCGCGCCCGCCACGGCGAACGTGATTGCGAAAATAGCCCGTGGCGTTGCAGACGATTTGCTCACGACTACCGCGCTTGCCACAAATGCTCCGATAGTCATCGCACCGGCGATGAACACGGAGATGTGGTTTGATCAAGCTACGCAAGACAACATCGCCGAGCTTAAGCGCAAAGGGTTCGTGTTCGTCGAGCCCGCAAACGGCGAACTTGCGTGCGGGGATGAGGGCGCAGGTAAGCTTGAGGATTCCTCGGTGATATCCTCGGCGGTGCTTGAGGAGTTGCGCGGTTCCTCTTCGCTTTCCGGCAAGAAAGTGGTCGTCACCGCAGGCCCGACGCGTGAAGCAATCGATCCCGTGCGATATCTTACGAATAGATCCTCCGGACGGATGGGGTATGAGATTGCTCGAGAGGCGGTTAAGCGCGGTGCCGACGTCGTGCTCATCAGCGGCCCGACGAGTGTCATTCCTCCCCGAGGCGCGACGGTGATTGCCGTCGACACCGCTTTGAAGATGCATGAGGTCACTTTGTCTCAAGCAAAGGACGCAGACATCGTGGTCGGTGCCGCCGCCGTGAGCGATTATCGTTGTGCACGAGTCTCGTCCGAAAAGATAAAGCGAAACGGGGAGAGCATCGAGCTTGAGCTCATACCGAATCCCGATATCATCGCCGATGTTTGCGCCGGGCGGACAGATGGACGTCCTTTCGTCGTTGCTTTTGCGGCGGAAACGGAAAATTTCATTGAAAACGGGTTCAAAAAACTCAAGTCCAAAGGCGTCGACATGGTGGCGCTCAACGATGTCGGTCGCAGGGATATCGGTTTCGATGGTGACGAAAATGAGATCACGGTGCTGACCGAACAGGGGAGCGTCGAATTGCAAAAAACATCGAAACGAGAAATTGCAAAACAGCTCTGGACTTTGATCGAGTCTTCCCTATAA
- a CDS encoding VOC family protein, with amino-acid sequence MHIQQVTLMVDNLEESIEFYETITELTISRRFKAGPGEIAFLTNGSGETEIEFVCMPQGQKFEGKGMFICFATDKLDAMHKLAQDRGLNPSAIQSPDIQTRYFYVYDPNGVSVQLRVFLK; translated from the coding sequence ATGCATATTCAGCAGGTGACCTTAATGGTCGACAACTTGGAAGAATCTATTGAATTTTATGAGACGATAACAGAACTAACTATTTCCCGCCGTTTTAAAGCGGGACCTGGAGAAATTGCATTTCTGACAAATGGCAGCGGAGAAACTGAGATTGAATTTGTCTGCATGCCACAAGGTCAGAAGTTTGAAGGCAAAGGTATGTTCATTTGCTTTGCGACGGATAAACTGGATGCAATGCATAAGCTTGCTCAGGACAGAGGTCTTAACCCTTCTGCCATCCAGAGCCCTGACATTCAAACTCGCTATTTCTATGTTTATGACCCAAATGGGGTATCTGTACAATTACGAGTTTTTCTGAAGTGA
- a CDS encoding type IV toxin-antitoxin system AbiEi family antitoxin domain-containing protein, with protein MMTFTKTLGQTEAKFLADLASQDKAIFTTDDARAVTGSSVVVVDLLIAKLVKKKWLIRLTRGVYLIVPLSAGEAGEYSENWYVVAKHLIEPADYYLSHFSALEIHQMTTQPVLTVYISTPVRRIPKEIAGATYRFIAIKREGLWGLEDTWATPSERVKASDLERTILDCLDRPDLSGGIIEVARGLWAVRDRIDYVKLIKYTERLGRKTVVKRLGFLLEVLAIGTPESVVALKRFVTASYTLLDPTLPAEGRYVAKWRVRVNIDPDELKSATTT; from the coding sequence ATGATGACATTCACGAAGACCCTGGGACAAACCGAAGCCAAGTTCCTGGCTGATTTGGCATCTCAGGACAAAGCAATCTTCACCACGGATGATGCCAGGGCGGTTACCGGCAGTTCAGTCGTCGTCGTCGACCTCCTAATTGCCAAGCTCGTCAAGAAGAAGTGGCTCATTCGTCTGACCCGTGGTGTCTATCTCATCGTGCCGCTGTCGGCAGGGGAGGCAGGTGAGTACTCCGAGAACTGGTATGTCGTCGCCAAGCACCTGATCGAGCCGGCCGACTACTACCTCTCACACTTCAGCGCCCTTGAGATCCACCAAATGACCACTCAGCCGGTGTTGACGGTCTACATCTCGACCCCAGTTCGTCGAATTCCGAAAGAGATCGCTGGTGCTACCTACCGCTTTATTGCGATCAAGAGGGAAGGCCTCTGGGGTCTTGAAGATACCTGGGCGACTCCCAGTGAACGAGTCAAGGCAAGTGATCTGGAGCGCACGATTCTTGATTGTCTCGACCGGCCCGACCTTTCTGGTGGCATCATCGAGGTGGCTCGAGGCCTTTGGGCGGTCCGGGACCGGATCGACTACGTCAAACTCATCAAATACACCGAGCGCCTGGGTCGAAAGACCGTGGTTAAGCGACTGGGATTCCTGCTGGAGGTCCTCGCGATCGGCACGCCCGAAAGCGTCGTGGCGCTCAAGAGATTCGTCACCGCCAGTTACACCTTGCTCGATCCAACTCTGCCGGCCGAAGGACGTTACGTGGCCAAGTGGCGAGTCCGGGTCAACATCGATCCTGACGAACTCAAGTCAGCCACCACAACCTAA
- a CDS encoding nucleotidyl transferase AbiEii/AbiGii toxin family protein: MITQREISQFAYREQMSDRVIEKDYVLTWLLFGLAGSPLCEHLVFKGGTALKKIYFPDYRYSEDLDFTVIGEIEPETILSSVEETLRLLASGEGFQFEMPAQRIERRADSLTVYVSFVGPLQARLGSRDVKVDFTLTEKLIFPVVDKPVFSSYSDRIERSLPSYSLEEIIIEKLCAVIGRTEPRDVYDLHFLMERFEIDFQQIPRAFAEKAASKNVDPARLEKALERPGLPKMWETRLVHQVKELPPLGQVLRELRRKLKEHELI; this comes from the coding sequence ATGATCACTCAACGAGAGATTTCACAATTCGCCTACCGAGAGCAGATGAGCGATCGGGTCATTGAGAAGGACTACGTCCTGACCTGGTTGCTCTTCGGGTTGGCCGGATCACCTCTTTGCGAGCATCTGGTCTTCAAGGGTGGTACCGCCCTCAAGAAGATCTACTTTCCGGACTACCGATACTCTGAGGATCTCGACTTCACCGTTATCGGAGAAATCGAACCGGAAACGATTCTCTCCAGCGTCGAGGAAACCCTCAGGCTTCTTGCCAGCGGAGAAGGCTTTCAGTTCGAGATGCCAGCGCAGCGGATCGAGCGACGGGCCGACAGCCTAACGGTCTATGTGAGCTTCGTCGGACCGCTCCAAGCCCGACTTGGGAGCCGCGATGTCAAAGTCGACTTCACCCTTACCGAGAAGCTGATCTTCCCGGTCGTGGACAAGCCCGTCTTTTCCAGTTACAGCGATCGGATCGAGCGCAGCCTCCCGTCCTATTCGCTCGAAGAGATCATCATTGAAAAGCTCTGTGCCGTGATTGGCCGTACAGAGCCTAGAGATGTCTATGACCTTCACTTCTTGATGGAACGATTCGAGATTGACTTTCAGCAGATTCCGAGAGCCTTCGCTGAGAAAGCAGCATCGAAGAATGTCGACCCTGCTCGCTTGGAGAAAGCACTCGAGCGACCTGGACTGCCAAAGATGTGGGAGACTCGGCTGGTGCATCAGGTCAAGGAGCTCCCACCACTGGGGCAAGTGCTTCGCGAGCTTAGACGGAAGCTCAAAGAGCATGAGCTCATCTGA